One part of the Clostridium thermosuccinogenes genome encodes these proteins:
- a CDS encoding LysM peptidoglycan-binding domain-containing protein, giving the protein MNEHYRMNYEWYAKQVLELNNITDPNFIKAGETLKIPIYIDKGAKVN; this is encoded by the coding sequence ATGAATGAACATTACAGAATGAATTATGAATGGTATGCTAAACAGGTCCTGGAACTTAACAACATTACCGACCCTAACTTTATAAAAGCTGGAGAAACTTTAAAGATACCGATTTATATTGACAAAGGTGCAAAAGTGAACTAG